TTGGCAAATTGTTGCATCATATCGAGGTAGGCGGTGTAGGTAGGATAAAAATCCCAGCTCCGGATATTCCGGATATCTACATTGTCGCGCATCTCCACCGGCACATCAAGCAATCCGGGCGCCAGAAGGATTGTATAATCAAAACCGGCTTGCTTAAAGGCCGTAAACTCCTTTTCATTTGCGTAAGCAAAAACAGTATCGCCGTGCAGACAATCCACCGATACGAGATGTGAAATCTTATTCACCAAATCCCGGTCAGGAACAATAGTTTGGAAATAAACCTCACCGCGTGTAGCAAGAATTTCTTCCGGTGAAAGCGTTTGTGCAGAAAGCACGAGCCGGGAGGCCAAAAAGATCAGGAGCAGAAGTCGGGATATTTTCATGATGCAAAGGATTAAAATGGTTGCCTCAAAAATAGGTAAAACTTGATAATGCGGAAAGCAAGGTGCAAGGCGTAAATCTTAGGGTTTGGACTGGAGCTGTCATCCCAAACACTTCCGGCTGGGAACTGAAGACTGCCTGCTGAAGACTGGGGGCTCCTATCGCAGGATGCTTTTATTGAAGATGATGTAGCCGACATTAAGACCTATAAAAAACTTCTCTTCGGGGCTATCGAAATAGTTAACCGAAAGGCTTACAGGACCAATAAGCGTATGGTAAACGATGGCGCCGGAGAATATCCAATATCGGTCGTCGAAAGGATCGCCATAAAAAGCCAGATTAGTGGCGTCTCTTTTAATGCTCTGGTAGGGTTGAAACAGATAGACTTCTGAGCGCAGATCGATGTTGCGGGTGGGGCTCCACACAGCTTTTAAACCGGCAGCACCATATTTATAAGCGCGGTAGTGGAGCAGAAACATCGTCTTGCTTTCGGGTACCGGCTCAAATGCCGGGGCAGCCAATACGCTGGAGGTATAATTGCCAAAAAACTCCTGATTGGAAAGATGGATGCGGCCGTAAAAACCAAACTTTACCGGTCCTAGCTTCTGGAAATAATTGTCCCAGAGTAAATCTACAAAAGCCCACCGGTGAAACTTGCCAGCGCGTGCCTGCTGAATGTTGCTGACAGAGCCACTCTCAAAAGCTTCGTCGCCCCACACCATTCCGGTGGAGATGCTAAAACGTGCTCCGGCAGTGGCATACTGCTTCCTGTTGAGCGAGTTAAGCTCCCAGCAAAGGCCACTTTGCAAAAAGTCGAACCGGGTTCGGTCGGCGGTGTCGGAGCGGGCAAAAATATTGTCCTGGTAATATTCATTTTGGAAACGTCCAAGCGCAAAATCCGCTTCGAGCCGCCCATTTACGGTGAGAGGCACGCCGGCGTATACATCCAGGAAGTTTTCGTTTTGTATTAAAAAAGAAGGGGTCACATCTTCAATGAAATGAATAGTGCTTTTGAAATAATCAAAATGATTGTAAACGATGATGCCGCCGGCATATAAAGGAATTTTTCCGGGTAAGTCGAACCGAGCGCCTGCCAGCGCCGACGTGTAAAAGCGACCAAAATAAACATTGAGCTTCAGCCGCAAGGCCTCTCGAAAAAGATGACGGTAGTTGAGTTCGGCAAAAGCAAGATTGGCGGTGCGCGTAGAAATGTTGCCACCGAGTGTCAAAGTAAAAGGGTTGGCAGGGCGAAGATCGAGATAAAGATCGTAAAGGTTGGTTTTTGGATTGAGCTTCATGTGGCTGCCATCAAGCTTCAGCTTATCGTCGGCGGCAAGTTTAAAATATTGATTCGAAATCTCGTCGAGTGTCGAATTATCCTTGCGATGTGTCAGCGTGCGGTACACATATTCCGTTTCGCTGGGCTTTAGCCCGCTGATGTAGATACTGTCGATGATGTAAGGTTGTTTTCGGGCATTGAACTGCCGGCGCAATGAGTCGACCTGTTGCGCGGTTCTCTGCTCGGTTATCCTGGCTTTTATCTGTGGCATGTTCTGCATGGCAATGTCGTAGCCAGCCTGTATAAATGCTTTTGAAAGTGTAAAGTCTGTAAGATTTACCTTGGGCAAATGAGGCTCAAGCAAAATGCCCGCAGCGGAATCGAGTGCAAAATCAGTATCGCACATCAACATATTTTGTACTTGCGAAAGCACATCTTCTGCCTTGGGTTTTGGATAGTTGCCCGACACTTTGCTGCCGATGATAAGCGCAGGGCCGAAATCGGCGGTTACTACATCTGTAGGAAAGTTGTTGTACATGCCCCCATCGAAAAGCAAACGACCGTCGATTTCTATTGGTGTAAACAAAAACGGAAAAGTAATGCTTGCTCTCACGCTGCGCGCCAGGTCGCCATGCCGAAGTGTCAGCGCCTTGCTTGAGTCGATGTCGGCAGCCACACAACGAAAAGGGATCATCAGATTGTCGAAGTTATAATTGGCCACAGCAGAGGCATCGGAGAGCAGACGTGTGATCTGAAAGTCGAGTTCTACGGGAGTCTTTATCCCGGAAGGCAATACTTTTGAAAAGCGATTTTTAAACTGCAGATTCAGATCAACCCATCCGGCATCAGGCAGATCGCTGGTGTAATACCACGAATAGCTCCGGCTGAGGTCGCCGGCAATCCAGCGCCTGAAATCCTCCGAGGTAAAAATGTCTTCGATTTCCTGAGGTGAAAACCCGGCAGCATACATAGCGCCCACAGCAGCTCCTATGGATGTTCCGGCAATGTAGTCGATAGGAATGTTGTTTTCTTCGAGCGCTTTTATCACGCCGATGTGCGCCATACCACGTGAGCCGCCACCACTAAGTACGAGCGCGTTGCCCTGTTGCGCCGACGCTGGCAGCCAGGCAACCAGAACCAACATCAACAACAAAAATAATTTACCTACGGAATGATCCACCACTAACCTTTGCTTTGGATGCAAACGATGGTTTTAGAGATAAATTTTTAATTCGGCGGGTAAAAAATTAATCCTGTTTCAACGGGGTGGAAATTTGCAAAGTAATTACAAAAAAAACTGCCTTCGCTTATTTTGATAATGGCAAAGGCAGTTTTATGAAAAAAGAAGGTTTTTAACCCGGCTTATACTTTGTCGAGTGCCTGGGTGAGGTCGGCAATGATGTCCTCTACATCTTCAATTCCTACAGAGATGCGCACCAGTCCGTCGGTAATATTGGCTTCGATTTTTTTCTCATGTGAAATCTTGGAGTGCGTCATGGAGGCAGGGTGCTGTATCAGCGACTCTATGCCACCGAGTGAAACTGCAAGCATCACCAATTTCACACCGTCCATCATCCGCTTTCCGGCATCCAGTCCGCCTTTAAGCTCAAGCGACATCATCGATCCGGGGCCACGCATTTGTTTTTGTGCCAATTCATATTGTGGATGCGACTTCAACCCGGGATATCTAATCCAGGCTACTTTAGGATGACTTTCGAGAAATTCGGCAACTTTCTGTGCTGATTGCTGTGATCTTTCTACACGCAAAGAGAGAGTTTTCAGTCCGCGGTGGGCCATATAAGCCTGATGCGGATCCATGTTACAGCCCATGTTTTGCATCACAGGCTTTAGTATTTTGTGGTACTTTTCGCTGGCTGAAATAATCATACCGGCTACAATGTCGGCATGGCCGTTGAGGGATTTCGTCATCGAATGCACTACAATGTCAGCACCCAGTTCGATAGGCCGCTGAATGTAAGGACTGCAAAAAGTATTATCCACCACCAACGGGATATTATGTTCATGAGCTATTTCTGCCAAAGCCTTGAGGTCGGAGATAGCGATGGTAGGGTTAGCAGGTGTTTCGGTATAAATCATTGCTGTTTCGGGACGGATGGCGCGGCGCACCTGATCCAGATCGGTAGTATCGACGTAGGAATATTCGACGCCAAAACGCGAAAACAAAGTCTCCATCACACCGCGTGCTGGACCATAAATACTATTGTGACTAACGATGTGTTTGCCTGCCCCCAGAAGAGCCATATAAACCGTGGTGATGGCAGCCATACCCGAGGAGGTTGCAATTCCGCCAAATCCGTTTTCGAGACTGGCCACAGCGCGTTCCAATGCACACACGGTGGGATTGCCCAAACGTGTATAGATGAATCCATCGCTTTTGCCTGAAAAACAGTCGGCTCCGTGATCAGCATTTTTAAATCTAAAAGTTGATGTTTGATAAATCGGCACGGTAGCGCTTCCAAAAGGATCTTCAATTTCTCCGGCATGCACCTGACGTGTCATAAATCCTGCTTTGTCTATTTTCATTAGTATTACTTTTTTATAAATAAGTATTTGTATGGCGGGCAAAGGTATGGTTCGGATGGATAACCCTACGAGACGGCACGTTACAAATGCTGACAGTCAGAAATAAACGGTTGTGCTGATCACCATCAGAGTTAAAAAATGAGTGAGCTGGGGTGCAATTTCAGAAATCTAGCCTACTTTTTCTTGGGCTTCTTTTTCTTTTTTCCTGATTCATCTTCAGCCAGCAACGCACGCCAGTCGTTTTTTGGACCCTTTGCTTCAAGCAATACCTCGTGATATTCCTTTCCGGTAAGCACAATGCGGTGAATGGGTTTTCCGAGCGAGGCTTCAATTTCTTCGAGCATAGGTTTCTCCTCGCTGCTGCAAAAAGTAATGGCTTGTCCTTTGGCAGTTCCACGGCCCGTGCGGCCTACGCGATGCACATATTGTTCGGCGCTGTCGGGCAAGTCGTAGTTGATCACAAATTCCACATCCGGAATATCGATGCCACGAGCGCTCACATCGGTAGCGATAAGAATTTTAAGGTCGTCGGCTCTGAAGTTTTTCATCGTCAGCTGACGTTCCGCTTGTTCTTTGTCGCCATGGATGGTTTCGGTTGCGATATCCACACGTTTCATGGCAGCACTCACTCGTTCGGCGCGGACTTTAGTCCGCACAAATACCAATGTCTTTTTATCAGGATTTTGTCGGATAAAATCTTCAAGGAAAAACCTTTTGTCGTCCATCTCCACAAAAGCAACCCCATGCTCGATATTTTTGGCCACCGGGTCTTTGGGCGAAATCTGGATTCTGATTGGATTCACCACCAGCGAGTAAGCCAGATCTTTTATGGTTTCGTTGATAGTGGCGGAGAAAAATAGCGTCTGCCGTTTTTTGGGTAACAGGCGCATCAGGTCGCGGATATCTTTAATAAAACCCATGTCGAGCATGTGATCGGCCTCGTCGAGCACAAGAATTTCCACGCGTCGCAGGTCCAGCGCTTTTTGGCTTACCAGATCGAACATCCGCCCCGGAGTAGCCACCAAAACATCCACACCATTATTCAACGTGTCTATCTGAGGCTGCTGATCCACACCACCATGAATACAGAAAGTGGTGATGCGTGTATGTTTGCCAAGCGTCTCAAAAACACCAGCGATTTGCAACGCCAGCTCATGCGTCGGCGCCATCACCAGGCATTTCACTCCGTCAGGCCGGCCAGAGATTTTGCGGCTTTGCAGCAAATGCAAAACGGGAATGGCAAAAGCAGCCGTCTTGCCCGTGCCCGTCTGTGCTATCGCCAGCACGTCCTCCCCTCTCAGGATGGCAGGTATAGACTTGAATTGTATGTCGGTGGGCTTTTTAAACTCCAGTTTCGACAAACTGGTTTTGATGCCTTCGTAAATATTGTATTGATCGAATTTCATAAACTAAAAATATAGCTGCAAAGATAGGCAAATGAACAAAGAAGGCTTCCGTATGCTTTTAGGGGCAACTTTTTATAAACAAAAACGGCATGAAAGAAATCAACAAAAAAGCGCCTGCAATGGTCACCGGTGCAACGGGTTATGTTGCTGGTTGGATAGTGAAAATTTTGCTCGACAAGGGTTTTACCGTACATGCTCCCATCCGCAATCCCAACGATAAAAGCAAAACCAAATATCTCGATGCTCTGGCAGCTTCAACGCCGGGAACGCTCCGGTATTTTGATGCCGACCTATTGCGCGAAGGCTCGTACGATGAAGCCATGCAAGGCTGTGAGTTGGTTTTTCACACGGCCTCTCCTTTTGCTTTGAACGTTAAAGATGCGCAGCGCGATCTGATAGACCCTGCCATAAAAGGAACCCGTAACGTTTTGAATTCGGTAAACAAAACCACTTCCGTTAAGCGCGTAGTGCTCACCAGCAGTGTGGCAGCCATCTACGGCGACAACAAAGATTTATTGCAACTCCCCAACCACACCATTACTGAGGAATGTTGGAACACAACCTCTTCGGTTAGTCACCAGCCTTATAATTATTCCAAAACAATGGCTGAGAAAGAAGCCTGGAGGATGCAGGATCAGCAGCAGCGCTGGGATTTGGTGGTGATAAATCCCTCGCTGGTGATGGGGCCGGGCATCAGTCCCGAAATAACTTCGGAGAGTTTTAAAATTATAAAACAACTTGGCGACGGCACCATGAAAATGGGCGCTCCTGATTATGAAATCGGGATTGTGGATGTGCGCGATGTGGCGCAGGCGCATTTTGCTGCCGGCTTCACTCCCACTGCCAAAGGACGCTACATCATCTCCGGCAACAACTC
This portion of the Bacteroidales bacterium genome encodes:
- a CDS encoding patatin-like phospholipase family protein, which codes for MDHSVGKLFLLLMLVLVAWLPASAQQGNALVLSGGGSRGMAHIGVIKALEENNIPIDYIAGTSIGAAVGAMYAAGFSPQEIEDIFTSEDFRRWIAGDLSRSYSWYYTSDLPDAGWVDLNLQFKNRFSKVLPSGIKTPVELDFQITRLLSDASAVANYNFDNLMIPFRCVAADIDSSKALTLRHGDLARSVRASITFPFLFTPIEIDGRLLFDGGMYNNFPTDVVTADFGPALIIGSKVSGNYPKPKAEDVLSQVQNMLMCDTDFALDSAAGILLEPHLPKVNLTDFTLSKAFIQAGYDIAMQNMPQIKARITEQRTAQQVDSLRRQFNARKQPYIIDSIYISGLKPSETEYVYRTLTHRKDNSTLDEISNQYFKLAADDKLKLDGSHMKLNPKTNLYDLYLDLRPANPFTLTLGGNISTRTANLAFAELNYRHLFREALRLKLNVYFGRFYTSALAGARFDLPGKIPLYAGGIIVYNHFDYFKSTIHFIEDVTPSFLIQNENFLDVYAGVPLTVNGRLEADFALGRFQNEYYQDNIFARSDTADRTRFDFLQSGLCWELNSLNRKQYATAGARFSISTGMVWGDEAFESGSVSNIQQARAGKFHRWAFVDLLWDNYFQKLGPVKFGFYGRIHLSNQEFFGNYTSSVLAAPAFEPVPESKTMFLLHYRAYKYGAAGLKAVWSPTRNIDLRSEVYLFQPYQSIKRDATNLAFYGDPFDDRYWIFSGAIVYHTLIGPVSLSVNYFDSPEEKFFIGLNVGYIIFNKSILR
- a CDS encoding aminotransferase class I/II-fold pyridoxal phosphate-dependent enzyme, translating into MKIDKAGFMTRQVHAGEIEDPFGSATVPIYQTSTFRFKNADHGADCFSGKSDGFIYTRLGNPTVCALERAVASLENGFGGIATSSGMAAITTVYMALLGAGKHIVSHNSIYGPARGVMETLFSRFGVEYSYVDTTDLDQVRRAIRPETAMIYTETPANPTIAISDLKALAEIAHEHNIPLVVDNTFCSPYIQRPIELGADIVVHSMTKSLNGHADIVAGMIISASEKYHKILKPVMQNMGCNMDPHQAYMAHRGLKTLSLRVERSQQSAQKVAEFLESHPKVAWIRYPGLKSHPQYELAQKQMRGPGSMMSLELKGGLDAGKRMMDGVKLVMLAVSLGGIESLIQHPASMTHSKISHEKKIEANITDGLVRISVGIEDVEDIIADLTQALDKV
- a CDS encoding NAD-dependent epimerase/dehydratase family protein; translation: MKEINKKAPAMVTGATGYVAGWIVKILLDKGFTVHAPIRNPNDKSKTKYLDALAASTPGTLRYFDADLLREGSYDEAMQGCELVFHTASPFALNVKDAQRDLIDPAIKGTRNVLNSVNKTTSVKRVVLTSSVAAIYGDNKDLLQLPNHTITEECWNTTSSVSHQPYNYSKTMAEKEAWRMQDQQQRWDLVVINPSLVMGPGISPEITSESFKIIKQLGDGTMKMGAPDYEIGIVDVRDVAQAHFAAGFTPTAKGRYIISGNNSGILEISKMLRDDFGNKYPLPTRKIPKPLLWLIGPLAGFTRKMISRNIGYPFRADNTKSIKELGISYRPAKVSVVDFFGQMVEVKK
- a CDS encoding DEAD/DEAH box helicase, with product MKFDQYNIYEGIKTSLSKLEFKKPTDIQFKSIPAILRGEDVLAIAQTGTGKTAAFAIPVLHLLQSRKISGRPDGVKCLVMAPTHELALQIAGVFETLGKHTRITTFCIHGGVDQQPQIDTLNNGVDVLVATPGRMFDLVSQKALDLRRVEILVLDEADHMLDMGFIKDIRDLMRLLPKKRQTLFFSATINETIKDLAYSLVVNPIRIQISPKDPVAKNIEHGVAFVEMDDKRFFLEDFIRQNPDKKTLVFVRTKVRAERVSAAMKRVDIATETIHGDKEQAERQLTMKNFRADDLKILIATDVSARGIDIPDVEFVINYDLPDSAEQYVHRVGRTGRGTAKGQAITFCSSEEKPMLEEIEASLGKPIHRIVLTGKEYHEVLLEAKGPKNDWRALLAEDESGKKKKKPKKK